From a region of the Pseudocalidococcus azoricus BACA0444 genome:
- a CDS encoding AAA-like domain-containing protein, with protein sequence MTSPPLVSSSISYQVGGSLPNSARTYVQRAADMALFDGLMGGEFCYVLNARQMGKSSLRVQVMQRLQAAGVACAAVDITKIGSQNINSDQWYASLIGALVQGFGLGEQFQLRAWWRERAYLGPVQRLGDFVETVLLDLISTPLVIFIDEIDSLLSLPFATDDFFTWMRACYNQRVDNPAFNRLTFALMGVTTPANLIQDKQRTPFNIGRAIPLEGLALPAAAPLAQGLADLSPNPETVLQAILDWTGGQPFLTQKLCRLAQQHLLDPIPPGQETATINQLVQARVLTDWEHHDEPEHLKTIRNRILANEQRASRILGLYQHLLQTGTIPADDSSEQIELRLTGLVAYDQGQLRVFNPIYAQVFDLAWVEFQLGQLRPYGVLLQAWVESNCSDTSRLLRGESLKEALSWASDKSLSDQDYQFLAASQDWQQQETQRTLIIERQEKEAMAQANRILSQASQQARRLGQLSLAGLGLVSVIAIVVGTGLVRTSQELQSSQASLGLEQDSINILNQFPSQPLPSLVAAIENGRELLRIVGPQPLSQYPTTRPILTLNTILSRILARNQWNIAKPLVGSSLTQDGQVLTVLTDGQVQRWNIQGEKLAQAQLSTQPLVGMRFNPEGEQLALFTQAGTGEVWNLAGQPQKLFTLGNLATGLASFKFSPTQTTLAGLTNQGEVLVWAANGRLQSRFFAQAPKGFSLAYAPNGQTLVTTGNDGFIRLWTLSGQLVGAWQAGLGQAVIQKSVIFINHKKIATVGEDGILRLWTTQGQQINQWRVSLTPAYLVGASPSGETLLTLSEDNIIRLWTVNGLLQHELSGHERFVTSVDFNQRTKTLLSSDPSGRLFLWDFQPRDKLWSAGQASVWHVNFSPQGDHLATAGKDGSLKLWQLNGQLSQRIQASSQGMNTVEFSPDGQSLAFGGDDGTVGIWPLQQHPNSVLSLQPPGPAIYAVDFSGDGQYLAAAGKTGEILVWSGPFTATADQFPAWPPQSARKFHGHTGAIWGLRFLPPTPGAENSPTSTVVSTGQDGWVRFWNVKTGKLIREFNPQQGWLTSLNITPDGKTVIVAGEGGIIGLWELNGRKIRQFRGHMSSILSLGLSQDGEMIVSAGQDGIVSVWALSGQPIATVNDQAGISYTLDVSPAASQHLAVAGQNDQVYLMPLYSLPDLIQQGCHWLNDFRVTHLTAQAACPAPPNRH encoded by the coding sequence ATGACATCCCCGCCTTTAGTGAGTTCAAGCATTTCCTACCAAGTTGGCGGAAGCTTACCCAATTCTGCTCGTACCTATGTGCAACGGGCGGCGGATATGGCCCTCTTTGATGGACTCATGGGCGGGGAATTTTGTTATGTCCTCAATGCCCGCCAGATGGGAAAGTCTAGTTTGCGGGTTCAGGTGATGCAACGGTTACAAGCCGCGGGGGTGGCCTGTGCAGCCGTAGATATTACCAAGATTGGCAGCCAAAACATCAATAGTGATCAGTGGTACGCCAGCTTGATTGGGGCCTTGGTGCAGGGGTTTGGCCTGGGAGAGCAGTTTCAACTGCGGGCCTGGTGGCGAGAACGCGCCTATCTAGGGCCGGTGCAACGTCTAGGGGATTTTGTTGAAACCGTCTTATTGGATCTGATTTCGACCCCACTGGTCATTTTTATTGATGAAATTGATAGCCTCCTGAGTTTACCCTTCGCCACCGATGACTTCTTTACCTGGATGCGGGCCTGTTATAACCAACGGGTGGATAATCCAGCCTTTAATCGCCTCACCTTTGCGCTGATGGGGGTGACAACTCCTGCCAATTTAATTCAAGATAAGCAACGGACTCCCTTTAATATTGGGCGCGCCATTCCCCTAGAGGGTTTAGCATTACCGGCAGCGGCCCCCTTAGCCCAAGGCTTGGCCGATCTCAGTCCGAACCCAGAAACCGTACTCCAGGCCATCTTAGATTGGACGGGGGGGCAACCCTTTCTGACCCAAAAACTCTGCCGCCTGGCCCAACAGCACCTTTTAGACCCCATTCCCCCAGGCCAGGAGACCGCCACCATTAACCAACTCGTCCAGGCCAGAGTCTTAACCGATTGGGAACACCATGATGAACCAGAACACTTAAAAACCATTCGCAACCGGATTTTGGCCAATGAACAACGGGCCAGCCGCATTTTAGGCCTGTATCAACACCTGCTCCAGACCGGGACAATTCCTGCCGATGACAGTAGTGAACAGATTGAATTGCGGTTAACCGGCCTAGTGGCTTACGACCAGGGGCAGTTACGGGTCTTTAATCCAATTTATGCCCAGGTGTTTGACTTGGCCTGGGTGGAGTTTCAACTGGGGCAATTACGGCCCTATGGGGTATTACTCCAGGCCTGGGTCGAGTCCAACTGTAGCGATACCTCGCGGCTATTGCGGGGAGAAAGCCTCAAAGAAGCCTTAAGTTGGGCCAGTGACAAAAGTTTAAGTGACCAAGACTATCAATTCTTAGCCGCTTCCCAAGATTGGCAACAACAGGAAACCCAACGCACCCTGATTATTGAACGTCAAGAAAAAGAAGCCATGGCCCAGGCCAATCGCATCCTGAGTCAAGCCAGCCAACAGGCCCGCCGCCTTGGGCAATTATCATTAGCTGGTTTAGGGTTAGTGTCGGTGATTGCGATTGTAGTCGGTACAGGCCTGGTGCGCACCAGCCAAGAACTCCAAAGCTCCCAAGCCAGTTTGGGCCTTGAACAGGACAGTATCAATATCCTCAATCAATTTCCCTCCCAACCCTTACCCTCGCTGGTGGCGGCAATCGAAAATGGCCGGGAACTATTGCGGATTGTTGGCCCACAGCCCCTGAGTCAATACCCAACCACGCGCCCGATCCTAACCCTGAATACGATCCTCAGCCGCATCCTGGCCCGCAACCAATGGAACATTGCCAAACCCTTAGTTGGTAGCAGCCTCACCCAAGATGGACAAGTGCTGACGGTGCTCACAGACGGCCAGGTTCAACGTTGGAATATCCAAGGGGAGAAATTAGCCCAGGCCCAACTGTCCACCCAACCCCTCGTGGGAATGCGGTTTAATCCTGAAGGTGAGCAACTGGCCCTCTTTACCCAGGCCGGCACGGGTGAAGTTTGGAATCTAGCCGGTCAGCCGCAAAAATTATTTACATTGGGCAACTTGGCAACAGGCCTGGCGAGCTTTAAGTTCAGTCCAACCCAAACCACCTTAGCGGGCCTAACCAATCAAGGTGAAGTCCTAGTTTGGGCCGCAAATGGCCGCCTCCAGTCACGCTTTTTTGCCCAGGCCCCCAAAGGATTCAGCCTTGCCTACGCTCCCAATGGGCAAACCCTCGTCACCACGGGCAATGATGGCTTTATTCGGCTTTGGACGTTATCGGGGCAGTTGGTGGGGGCCTGGCAGGCGGGCCTGGGTCAAGCCGTAATCCAAAAAAGTGTCATCTTTATTAACCACAAAAAAATTGCCACAGTTGGAGAGGATGGGATTCTCCGGCTTTGGACGACCCAAGGCCAGCAAATTAACCAGTGGCGGGTCAGTTTAACCCCAGCTTATTTAGTCGGAGCCAGTCCCTCTGGGGAAACATTATTGACTCTGAGTGAAGATAATATAATTCGTCTCTGGACTGTAAATGGCTTACTCCAACATGAGCTATCGGGCCATGAACGGTTTGTCACCAGTGTGGATTTCAATCAGCGAACGAAAACACTCCTGAGTAGCGATCCCAGTGGTCGGCTGTTCCTGTGGGATTTTCAACCCCGAGATAAGCTCTGGAGCGCAGGTCAGGCCAGTGTGTGGCACGTTAACTTTTCTCCCCAAGGAGATCACCTGGCCACTGCGGGGAAAGATGGCAGCCTTAAGCTTTGGCAACTGAATGGGCAACTCAGCCAACGGATCCAGGCCAGCTCGCAGGGAATGAATACCGTGGAATTTAGCCCTGATGGCCAGAGCCTCGCCTTTGGGGGTGATGATGGTACGGTTGGAATTTGGCCCCTCCAGCAGCACCCCAATTCTGTTCTATCCCTGCAACCGCCTGGGCCAGCCATCTATGCCGTTGACTTTAGTGGGGATGGCCAGTATTTGGCGGCGGCGGGGAAAACCGGGGAGATTCTGGTTTGGTCAGGCCCGTTCACAGCAACCGCTGATCAATTCCCAGCTTGGCCACCTCAGTCTGCTCGTAAGTTCCACGGCCATACTGGGGCAATTTGGGGGTTACGCTTCTTACCTCCAACTCCAGGGGCCGAAAACTCCCCCACTTCAACCGTAGTCAGTACAGGTCAAGATGGTTGGGTGCGCTTTTGGAATGTGAAGACTGGCAAGTTAATCCGCGAGTTCAACCCCCAGCAAGGTTGGCTGACCAGCTTAAATATTACCCCCGATGGCAAAACCGTGATTGTGGCTGGGGAAGGCGGAATCATTGGCCTGTGGGAACTGAACGGTCGTAAAATCCGTCAATTTAGGGGTCACATGAGTAGTATTCTCAGCTTAGGATTGAGTCAAGATGGCGAAATGATTGTCAGTGCGGGGCAGGATGGCATTGTCAGTGTTTGGGCCTTGAGTGGTCAACCCATTGCGACTGTGAATGACCAGGCCGGTATTTCCTATACCCTCGATGTCAGTCCGGCCGCCTCCCAACACCTAGCGGTTGCCGGCCAAAATGACCAAGTTTATCTAATGCCTCTTTATTCCCTCCCTGACTTGATCCAGCAAGGATGCCATTGGTTAAATGACTTTCGAGTTACTCATCTCACTGCCCAAGCTGCTTGCCCTGCGCCTCCCAACAGACACTAA
- the purB gene encoding adenylosuccinate lyase encodes MIERYTLAPMGEIWTDAYKLKTWLQVEIAACEAQAELGLIPADAVETIKAKANFEPQRVLEIEAEVKHDVIAFLTNVNEYVGDAGRYIHLGMTSSDVLDTGLALQLVASLAILSTQLEHLIQAVRTQAQSHRYTIMVGRSHGIHAEPITLGFKLAGWLAELLRNRQRLCQLHQTIAVGKISGAVGTYANISPQVEALTCQKLGLQPDPASTQVISRDRHAEYAQVLALLGASLERFAVEIRNLQRTDVLEVEEYFSKGQKGSSAMPHKRNPIRSERLTGLARLLRGNAMVALENVALWHERDISHSAAERVILPDSSITAHFMLVEATELIRTLQVYPENMSRNMNLYGGVIFSQRVLLALVERGLTRESAYALVQRHAHQAWNQEGGNFRDSLATDPEISQHLSAKELADCFDPKQHLSNLEEVYQRLGI; translated from the coding sequence ATGATTGAACGTTATACCTTGGCCCCGATGGGCGAAATTTGGACTGATGCTTACAAGTTAAAAACTTGGCTCCAAGTTGAAATCGCCGCCTGTGAAGCGCAAGCCGAGTTAGGGTTAATTCCTGCCGATGCCGTTGAAACCATCAAAGCCAAAGCCAACTTTGAGCCGCAGCGAGTCTTAGAAATTGAAGCTGAAGTTAAACATGATGTCATTGCCTTTCTGACAAACGTGAACGAGTATGTTGGCGATGCAGGGCGTTATATTCACTTGGGCATGACCAGTTCCGATGTCTTAGATACCGGATTAGCCCTACAACTGGTTGCCAGTCTGGCGATTCTTTCTACCCAACTGGAACACCTGATTCAAGCGGTTCGGACCCAGGCCCAGTCACATCGCTACACAATCATGGTGGGTCGCAGTCATGGCATCCACGCCGAACCCATTACCTTGGGGTTTAAGTTAGCCGGGTGGTTAGCGGAACTGTTACGAAATCGCCAACGCCTGTGTCAGTTACATCAAACCATTGCTGTCGGGAAAATTTCGGGGGCCGTAGGAACCTATGCCAACATTAGTCCCCAAGTTGAGGCTCTCACCTGTCAAAAATTGGGACTGCAACCGGATCCAGCTTCAACCCAAGTGATTTCTCGGGATCGTCATGCTGAATATGCCCAGGTTTTAGCGTTGTTGGGAGCCAGTCTAGAGCGGTTTGCGGTGGAAATTCGCAATCTCCAACGGACAGATGTGCTTGAAGTTGAGGAATATTTCTCTAAGGGACAAAAAGGCTCCTCGGCCATGCCCCATAAACGCAATCCGATTCGCTCGGAACGCCTGACTGGCCTGGCGCGGTTATTGCGGGGAAATGCGATGGTGGCCTTAGAAAATGTCGCCCTTTGGCATGAACGGGATATTTCCCATAGTGCGGCGGAACGGGTGATTTTGCCCGACAGTTCCATTACGGCTCATTTTATGTTGGTGGAAGCGACAGAACTCATCCGCACATTGCAGGTTTACCCGGAAAATATGTCCCGGAATATGAACTTATATGGTGGGGTTATTTTCAGTCAGCGGGTGTTGTTAGCCCTCGTGGAAAGAGGCTTAACTCGTGAATCAGCCTATGCCTTAGTTCAACGCCATGCCCACCAGGCCTGGAATCAAGAAGGTGGTAATTTTCGCGACTCCCTAGCCACTGATCCAGAAATCAGTCAACATCTTTCAGCCAAGGAACTCGCCGATTGCTTTGATCCGAAACAACATCTGAGTAATTTAGAGGAAGTTTATCAGCGGTTGGGGATTTAA
- the leuC gene encoding 3-isopropylmalate dehydratase large subunit: MSRGTLFDKVWDLHTVSTLPSGQTQLFIGLHLIHEVTSPQAFAMIRERKLPVLFPNRTVATVDHIVPTDNQARPLADSLAEEMLQALEKNCQDYNIRFYGIGSGNQGIVHVIAPEQGLTQPGMTIACGDSHTSTHGAFGAIAFGIGTSQVRDVLASQTLALAKLKVRKIEVNGSLRPGVYAKDVILHIIRKLGVKGGVGYAYEFAGSTFAQMTMEERMTVCNMAIEGGARCGYVNPDQVTFDYLQGRDQAPKGEAWEQAVAWWQSLASDPDAVYDDGVVFDAAEIPPTVTWGITPGQGIGVNEPIPEPKYLPDSEKALAQEAYTYMQLEPGQPIQGTKVDVCFIGSCTNGRISDLREAAKIAQGRQVAPGIKAFVVPGSERVKEAAEAEGLDQIFTAAGFEWREPGCSMCLAMNPDKLQGSQISASSSNRNFKGRQGSASGRTLLMSPAMVVAAAVTGQVTDVRELLN, encoded by the coding sequence ATGAGTCGCGGCACACTTTTCGACAAGGTTTGGGATTTACATACCGTTAGCACCCTTCCCTCTGGGCAAACTCAGCTTTTTATTGGCTTGCATTTAATCCACGAAGTCACCAGTCCCCAGGCCTTTGCCATGATTCGGGAGCGGAAGTTACCAGTCCTATTCCCCAACCGCACAGTCGCCACTGTGGATCACATTGTCCCCACCGATAACCAGGCCCGCCCCCTAGCCGACTCCTTAGCCGAAGAAATGCTCCAGGCCCTTGAGAAAAACTGCCAGGATTACAATATTCGTTTCTATGGCATTGGTTCGGGGAATCAAGGGATTGTCCATGTCATTGCCCCAGAGCAAGGCTTAACTCAACCGGGGATGACCATTGCTTGCGGGGATAGCCATACTTCTACCCACGGGGCGTTTGGGGCGATTGCCTTTGGAATTGGGACGAGTCAAGTTCGTGATGTTCTTGCTTCGCAAACCCTAGCCTTGGCCAAGCTCAAAGTCCGCAAGATTGAGGTCAATGGCAGTCTTCGTCCGGGTGTCTATGCCAAGGATGTAATTTTGCACATTATCCGTAAGCTTGGAGTCAAGGGTGGGGTGGGCTATGCCTACGAATTTGCGGGTTCAACCTTTGCCCAGATGACAATGGAAGAGCGGATGACGGTGTGCAATATGGCCATTGAAGGCGGGGCCCGCTGTGGTTACGTTAATCCCGATCAAGTCACATTTGATTATCTTCAGGGTCGAGATCAGGCGCCAAAAGGTGAGGCCTGGGAGCAAGCCGTGGCCTGGTGGCAGAGTTTAGCAAGTGACCCCGATGCGGTCTATGACGATGGGGTGGTCTTTGATGCGGCTGAGATTCCACCGACTGTCACCTGGGGCATTACTCCCGGCCAAGGAATTGGGGTCAATGAGCCGATCCCGGAGCCTAAGTATTTACCCGATTCGGAAAAAGCCCTCGCTCAAGAAGCCTATACCTATATGCAACTAGAACCCGGTCAACCGATCCAAGGGACAAAAGTTGATGTTTGCTTTATTGGCAGTTGCACCAATGGGCGGATTAGTGATCTTCGGGAAGCAGCCAAAATTGCCCAAGGCCGTCAGGTTGCCCCAGGGATTAAAGCCTTTGTCGTCCCAGGTTCAGAGCGGGTGAAGGAAGCGGCCGAGGCAGAGGGCCTGGATCAAATTTTTACCGCCGCTGGATTTGAATGGCGCGAACCTGGCTGTTCCATGTGTTTAGCCATGAATCCCGATAAACTCCAAGGCAGTCAAATCAGTGCTTCCTCTTCTAACCGTAATTTCAAGGGTCGGCAGGGATCGGCTTCAGGACGGACATTATTGATGAGTCCAGCGATGGTCGTGGCCGCGGCGGTGACGGGGCAGGTGACAGATGTGCGGGAATTGTTGAATTAA
- a CDS encoding RuBisCO accumulation factor 1 — translation MTVETTQLSEPEITQILQKLRRKEGNWLDWASACQQLQKSGLSPQAIFEATGFEPIHQNQIITAIQVFKSLEAGPANSQTLAHFQQRASDCLYELRILNQQERVWGAELIQDRGLDSDGAHEIANALKNAGRITIPESFGQTGGDRVAAYYWNLARQQVDLVERSRLIAQGLSYAQANPARKALEALLLSTTVPTAKTAPRLPFYRLESEEEMPRIVPLVGQLPLTSQALAQVPQFTETGAFATLKSTQAGAFVPIPGWQVIRQAIEPMAILSKTTNLPNVPADQPCEEVLVIVDRGQRAWDPERYVLVMEGEDIRLAWLGTEAEVEILGQVILVLRPKRILDETATFNSWLIDE, via the coding sequence ATGACTGTTGAAACTACCCAATTAAGTGAACCTGAAATTACCCAAATCCTCCAAAAACTCCGCCGCAAAGAAGGGAACTGGCTGGATTGGGCGAGTGCTTGTCAACAATTGCAAAAATCAGGCCTCTCACCCCAGGCCATTTTTGAAGCTACAGGCTTTGAACCGATTCATCAAAATCAAATCATTACAGCCATTCAAGTTTTTAAGAGTCTTGAAGCTGGGCCAGCTAACAGTCAAACCCTAGCTCATTTCCAACAACGGGCCAGTGATTGTCTTTACGAACTACGGATTTTGAATCAACAGGAGCGGGTTTGGGGGGCGGAGTTAATTCAGGATCGGGGCCTGGACTCTGATGGGGCCCATGAGATCGCCAATGCCCTCAAAAACGCCGGCCGGATCACGATTCCAGAATCCTTTGGCCAAACTGGGGGAGATCGGGTGGCCGCTTATTACTGGAATTTAGCTCGCCAACAGGTTGATTTAGTAGAGCGGTCTCGCCTGATTGCCCAAGGTCTCAGTTATGCCCAGGCCAACCCAGCCCGCAAAGCCTTGGAAGCCCTCCTCCTGAGCACCACCGTTCCCACTGCCAAAACGGCCCCCCGTCTGCCGTTTTATCGTCTGGAATCTGAAGAAGAAATGCCTCGGATTGTCCCTCTGGTTGGGCAACTGCCCCTTACCTCCCAGGCCCTAGCTCAAGTGCCTCAATTTACGGAAACAGGTGCCTTTGCAACTCTCAAATCAACCCAGGCCGGAGCCTTTGTCCCGATCCCAGGGTGGCAGGTCATTCGCCAAGCTATAGAACCGATGGCAATTTTATCGAAAACTACCAATCTTCCCAATGTCCCAGCGGATCAGCCCTGCGAAGAGGTTTTAGTCATTGTGGATCGGGGCCAGCGGGCCTGGGATCCCGAACGCTATGTTTTAGTGATGGAGGGTGAAGATATCCGCTTGGCCTGGTTAGGGACAGAAGCAGAGGTGGAAATTTTGGGGCAGGTCATCCTCGTTTTACGACCGAAGCGAATTTTGGATGAAACCGCAACCTTTAATTCCTGGCTCATTGATGAGTAA
- the trxA gene encoding thioredoxin, with protein MSSAVSVTDATFKDEVLDSEVPVLVDFWAPWCGPCRMVAPVVEEIANEYDGKVKVVKVNTDENSAVASQYGIRSIPTLMIFKGGQKVDLLVGAVPKTKIEATLDQFL; from the coding sequence ATGTCCTCAGCCGTTTCAGTTACAGATGCCACCTTTAAAGACGAAGTTCTCGATAGTGAAGTACCTGTACTTGTGGACTTCTGGGCACCTTGGTGTGGGCCATGCCGGATGGTGGCTCCTGTTGTCGAAGAAATTGCCAATGAGTATGACGGCAAAGTAAAAGTCGTCAAAGTTAATACCGATGAAAATTCTGCAGTTGCTTCTCAATATGGGATTCGCAGCATTCCAACCTTGATGATTTTTAAGGGGGGTCAGAAAGTTGACTTGTTAGTTGGGGCTGTTCCCAAAACTAAAATTGAAGCCACATTGGATCAGTTCCTCTAG
- a CDS encoding Uma2 family endonuclease — translation MLASSSESLTYLLDATSAVLHHVSWETFEKLIEETGEDRKARFYYLDGDLEITAPRILPHVSWETFEKLIEETGEDRKARFYYLDGDLEIMPPLAVHEGSKCFLSSLIRTLCDELKINIRELGSMFLKTDNMSRGCEPDSCYYIQHEPVIRGKVNVDLRAGDPPPDLILEVDATSSSLPRLPIYASLGIPEVWRYDGKTLQYYLLEQGSYYHRVTSLIFPQIPAPVFVEFLQKRLEIGETQTLQEFRAWVKRNS, via the coding sequence ATGCTCGCCTCCAGTTCTGAATCTTTAACCTACTTACTAGATGCTACGTCTGCTGTCCTACACCATGTCAGTTGGGAGACCTTTGAAAAATTAATTGAAGAAACAGGAGAAGATCGCAAAGCTCGGTTTTATTACCTAGATGGTGACTTAGAAATTACCGCACCACGGATTTTACCTCATGTCAGTTGGGAGACCTTTGAAAAATTAATTGAAGAGACAGGAGAAGATCGCAAAGCTCGGTTTTATTACCTGGATGGTGACTTAGAAATTATGCCCCCTTTAGCAGTTCATGAAGGCAGTAAATGCTTTTTAAGTTCCTTGATTAGAACTCTCTGTGATGAACTGAAAATTAATATTCGAGAACTTGGTTCAATGTTCTTAAAAACTGACAATATGAGTAGGGGATGTGAGCCTGATTCCTGTTACTACATTCAACATGAGCCAGTTATTCGCGGTAAAGTGAATGTTGATTTACGGGCGGGAGATCCACCCCCGGACTTGATCTTAGAAGTTGATGCCACTAGTTCTTCCTTACCCCGCTTGCCTATCTATGCCAGTTTAGGGATTCCTGAAGTTTGGCGATACGATGGAAAGACGTTGCAGTATTATCTCCTGGAACAAGGCTCCTACTATCACAGGGTTACAAGTCTGATATTTCCCCAAATCCCAGCTCCTGTTTTCGTTGAATTTTTGCAAAAGCGTCTAGAAATTGGTGAAACGCAAACACTACAAGAGTTTCGGGCCTGGGTAAAACGTAATTCTTAA
- the ispD gene encoding 2-C-methyl-D-erythritol 4-phosphate cytidylyltransferase has translation MHLLIPAAGLGKRMGSHRNKLLLEVLGRPLLAWTLTAIRATPAISWLGIIGQPGDFPDWQVLLAEFDFPYPTVLIPGGKTRQESVYNGLQALPDDATQVLIHDGARCLATPDLFQRCAQALENCSGFVAAIPVKDTIKIVNSTNIVTATPNRDFLWAAQTPQGFWVQELKDCHQKGRDLGLEVTDDAALFEKFDLPVQIVMGEETNLKITTPADLALAEQILKGRFNP, from the coding sequence ATGCATTTATTAATTCCGGCAGCCGGCCTGGGTAAACGCATGGGCAGTCACCGGAATAAGCTCCTACTGGAGGTGCTGGGTCGGCCGCTCTTGGCCTGGACATTGACAGCAATTAGAGCGACACCTGCTATTTCCTGGTTAGGAATCATTGGCCAACCTGGAGATTTTCCGGACTGGCAGGTGCTACTGGCGGAATTTGATTTCCCGTACCCGACTGTTCTCATTCCGGGGGGAAAGACCCGCCAAGAGTCAGTTTATAATGGCCTACAAGCTCTCCCGGATGATGCGACTCAGGTTCTGATCCACGATGGAGCTAGATGCTTGGCCACACCTGATTTATTCCAGCGTTGCGCCCAGGCCCTTGAGAACTGCTCTGGATTTGTGGCGGCAATTCCGGTTAAAGACACCATTAAGATTGTTAACTCGACAAACATTGTCACCGCAACCCCCAATCGGGACTTTCTCTGGGCCGCCCAAACGCCTCAGGGGTTCTGGGTTCAGGAATTAAAAGACTGCCATCAAAAAGGACGAGACCTGGGCCTGGAGGTTACGGATGATGCCGCCCTCTTTGAAAAATTTGATTTACCTGTTCAGATCGTCATGGGCGAGGAAACCAACCTGAAGATCACAACTCCGGCCGATCTCGCCCTGGCTGAACAGATTCTCAAGGGCCGCTTCAATCCTTAA
- a CDS encoding LOG family protein, translated as MSPTSKALATLQQDFEQLIQRLDQVTNGDLIQQILAVLLRLTEADLDRLDWKVIRSSLRDMERALQVFAPYRHTRKISIFGSARTNSTAPEYQMAHDFAHQATERGFMIMTGAGPGIMEAGNKGAGPGHSFGLNIELPFEPGANSFIEGDPRLIHFKYFFTRKLFLLKESDAVAVFPGGFGTLDEAFECLTLCQTGKSPPIPLVLVDRPGGTYWQNWHDYIQRELKGNGLISDEDDQLYTITDSVEQALTNLGNFYRVYHSCRYVNEYLILRLNQELTDGQIAALNQDFADILDSGTIEKTTASLQELRDEQPDHRPNFIHTAHLPRLKLHFNQRDFGRLYQLILRLNQMGAGDAASHPERK; from the coding sequence ATGAGTCCAACATCCAAGGCCCTTGCCACGCTTCAGCAAGACTTTGAACAACTCATTCAACGACTCGATCAAGTCACAAATGGCGACTTAATTCAGCAAATTTTAGCCGTTCTTTTGCGCCTAACGGAAGCGGATTTAGATCGATTAGATTGGAAAGTGATTCGTTCCTCTTTACGAGACATGGAACGAGCCTTGCAAGTCTTTGCACCCTATCGCCATACCCGCAAGATTTCTATTTTTGGTTCGGCCAGAACAAACTCAACGGCTCCAGAATATCAAATGGCCCATGATTTTGCTCACCAGGCCACAGAACGGGGCTTTATGATTATGACGGGGGCCGGGCCAGGGATTATGGAAGCGGGTAATAAAGGTGCCGGGCCTGGACATTCCTTTGGCTTGAATATTGAGTTACCCTTTGAACCCGGTGCTAACAGCTTTATTGAGGGTGATCCCCGCCTCATTCATTTTAAATATTTCTTCACCCGTAAGCTCTTTTTGCTCAAGGAAAGCGATGCCGTTGCCGTTTTTCCGGGCGGCTTTGGGACGCTCGATGAGGCCTTTGAATGTCTCACCCTCTGCCAAACGGGTAAATCTCCCCCTATCCCTTTGGTTTTAGTCGATAGGCCGGGTGGTACCTATTGGCAAAATTGGCATGATTATATTCAACGGGAGCTTAAAGGCAATGGTTTAATCAGTGATGAAGATGATCAGCTTTATACAATTACCGATAGCGTTGAGCAAGCTTTAACTAATCTGGGTAATTTCTATCGAGTTTATCATTCGTGCCGCTATGTCAATGAATATCTCATCTTGCGTTTGAATCAAGAGCTAACCGATGGGCAAATTGCGGCATTAAATCAAGACTTTGCTGATATTTTAGACAGTGGTACGATTGAAAAAACAACCGCATCCCTCCAAGAACTCCGAGACGAGCAACCAGATCATCGTCCTAACTTTATTCATACGGCCCATTTACCCCGGCTGAAACTCCACTTTAATCAGCGAGACTTTGGCCGTCTCTATCAACTCATTCTGCGCTTAAACCAAATGGGGGCAGGCGATGCCGCAAGTCACCCTGAACGGAAATAG